One window of Metopolophium dirhodum isolate CAU chromosome 3, ASM1992520v1, whole genome shotgun sequence genomic DNA carries:
- the LOC132941043 gene encoding sushi, von Willebrand factor type A, EGF and pentraxin domain-containing protein 1 isoform X1, translated as MHKRKYQCGADKRKAKQKEELKKYANDQRQKKLCFIPQTEDLPSNEMAKRSYQSYTPYNGTTVQYYLDDVDDIDDEDSDEDDGKADDDDRAYKNPRKLPSSECPRNEEQAAFMGQTCLRKCSSDEDCKSKKKHCLCDGLCGMSCVKPERECDELPNPEHGVVQMTGRLFSDKATYSCEIGYQLIGRDHRTCHATGSWSGVEPFCKQSVFCKSPRVIENAGNNAFADQQTFDVGSEVEYRCKDGFTMRGFARAKCLAMDISASWFGPDITCEPRTCGTPGVIANGWHQGDCSDFGCRVFYKCSDGYELTGKSERLCHSDGYWVPKDLPSCVLVSAVDCGPPESPYNGNAVFTSTSYNSVVSYECKYGYILSGEPTRRCGADGKWSGTTPICQEIDCGSPGELHNGWLENTESGTGLGATIIYRCQDGMLLVGNSSTVCLADGQWRYPPPLCLAPCVVPVIQQGHVNITRSNDSTPYVPKTVGGPILAKHGDKLSVKCNAKYEPAGGNNDLATCNNGTWTYIPKCEPAHCKRLPLIPKNGIVLAPRMGHGAKAKFSCRDGYSLVGDRYTECRYGNWSGETPKCDEVYCTFPGYIDHGKVLLVGSMGVYDYRPYVRKIKNNKQISFECDREYVIESGPVGATCIGGKWSPGYLPKCVPSIHPKLRLSRSIKNSTDINTNELITEKPGFYQIGKLITSIKAWWKRSKRALSAQNQQVMKAKQTSNKDQTAKNPGVNRGSRGRESGDLSFKDYDTEDGNSTIDGEKAPHKGAKGKGKHGKRKVGPCEPLTNSSSVHIEVVRQGKHANVTHSHGTVLKVSCDHGYQPNVVNGTAKCWRTRWKPAKPDCKLKPCLIPYSANGFYSKVEPTYLNVTESTEFMDGEIVTITCFSGFNLKGPSRMECRKGDWDVGTISECTPAPCELPAITHGQYLLGYRAGLTIANGSFVTFQCDPEFIKTTSVSIECVLGRLVPKVPSCKRDGGLFITGADILKKSELGTIDLLSGLRGSCGPPESVHGSMVFRNGELLKDAEKSFPDGTEVTFNCIGNIIDEKVTWRIRCEDGNWIGRSLNCTKPVETMNSTLDNTTCMFRNSEPNVVTFISDTMITNELTEFNAGTALVSRCSDIGKYAMEGSNRRVCSNGEWSGQRPVCFGLNQENDYALEKPPTILFRHQLGPIAQSNEGRLVVYPGTILHMECLWIKRFGTPKWNVSHSFRKYPEGWTTDPGRDPDLEYRLSIYHASRDDSGLFSCITPTRHTHSVEIIVKAVHCPSIPSKRSLIIGSQNTKLNTRVKFSCARGNNLIGASEIVCLPSGNWSDPIPACEIIECEKIDNLTDPNLRIAVLSRQVGGEIMFSCMQGFGLDGPTHSTCLSTGEWEQPFPTCAAVTCPWPGDPPHGYAAVSQNSYRPGEHVSISCEPYYVLDGQPKLVCGDNGEWSAPMPICVQACPYPGTVIRGRMSTVKFYYAIGDVITFSCDENLKIKGAPVLRCLKHGKWSNSIPTCVSRNETQRTQ; from the exons AGAGAGAATGTGACGAATTGCCGAATCCGGAACATGGCGTGGTGCAGATGACCGGAAGACTGTTTAGCGACAAAGCTACTTACAGCTGCGAAATCGGATATCAATTGATCGGCAGAGACCACAGAACTTGCCACGCCACCGGTTCGTGGTCTGGAGTGGAGCCTTTCTGCAAACAAAGTG tGTTCTGCAAATCACCTCGTGTAATCGAAAATGCAGGTAACAATGCTTTTGCGGATCAGCAAACATTCGACGTTGGATCTGAAGTCGAGTACCGATGTAAAGACGGATTTACGATGAGAGGTTTCGCCAGAGCCAAATGCTTGGCAATGGACATATCGGCTTCATGGTTTGGACCAGATATAACATGTGAAC CGAGGACTTGCGGCACTCCGGGTGTAATTGCCAACGGTTGGCACCAAGGCGACTGTTCGGACTTCGGTTGCCGCGTGTTCTACAAGTGTTCGGACGGTTACGAACTCACCGGGAAATCGGAACGTCTCTGCCATTCAGACGGATATTGGGTACCAAAAGATTTACCTTCGTGTGTGC TGGTTTCAGCGGTTGACTGCGGTCCTCCCGAAAGTCCGTACAACGGAAACGCGGTATTCACGTCTACGTCCTACAATTCGGTAGTATCATACGAATGTAAATACGGTTACATACTGTCCGGTGAGCCGACTAGGCGGTGCGGTGCAGACGGCAAGTGGTCAGGCACGACGCCAATATGTCAAG AGATAGATTGCGGATCTCCGGGAGAGCTTCATAACGGTTGGCTAGAGAACACTGAAAGCGGCACTGGTCTAGGCGCGACGATTATTTACCGATGTCAAGACGGAATGCTTCTTGTAGGGAACTCTTCGACAGTGTGCCTTGCCGATGGACAGTGGCGTTATCCACCACCGCTGTGCCTAG CTCCATGTGTCGTGCCGGTTATCCAACAAGGTCACGTGAACATCACTCGGTCAAACGATTCCACTCCTTATGTACCGAAAACTGTCGGTGGTCCCATTTTAGCGAAACACGGTGACAAATTGTCTGTAAAGTGCAACGCCAAGTACGAGCCAGCCGGCGGGAACAACGATCTCGCCACGTGTAATAATGGTACCTGGACCTACATACCGAAATGCGAACCAG cTCATTGCAAACGACTACCACTGATTCCAAAAAACGGCATAGTTCTGGCACCACGAATGGGTCACGGTGCCAAGGCAAAGTTCTCATGTCGAGATGGCTACTCACTAGTGGGGGACCGGTACACAGAATGCCGGTACGGAAATTGGTCCGGAGAAACTCCAAAATGCGACGAAG tTTATTGCACTTTCCCTGGATATATAGATCACGGTAAAGTGTTATTGGTGGGAAGTATGGGTGTTTACGACTATAGACCATATGTTCGTAAGATAAAAAACAACAAGCAAATCTCGTTCGAATGTGATCGAGAATACGTAATCGAATCAGGACCTGTAGGTGCAACCTGTATCGGAGGAAAATGGAGCCCCGGATATCTGccaaa GTGCGTACCATCAATACATCCAAAACTCAGACTCAGTAGATCTATTAAGAATAGCACTGATATCAATACGAATGAACTGATTACGGAAAAACCTGGTTTTTATCAGATTGGCAAATTAATAACCTCTATAAAAGCTTGGTGGAAAAGAAGTAAACGTGCGTTATCAGCACAAAATCAACAAGTAATGAAAGCCAAACAGACTTCTAATAAAGATCAAACGGCCAAAAATCCGGGAGTAAATAGAGGGTCCAGAGGTCGGGAATCTGGGGATTTATCATTCAAAGATTATGACACTGAAGATGGTAACTCTACGATCGACGGAGAAAAAGCACCGCACAAAGGCGCTAAAGGCAAAGGCAAACATGGAAAAAGAAaag TTGGTCCTTGTGAACCTCTAACAAATAGTTCTAGTGTACATATAGAAGTTGTGAGACAAGGAAAGCATGCTAATGTAACCCATTCACATGGAACCGTACTCAAAGTGTCATGTGATCATGGGTACCAACCTAACGTGGTTAATGGAACAGCCAAATGCTGGAGAACTCGATGGAAGCCAGCAAAACCTGACTGCAAACTTA AACCTTGCTTAATACCATACTCGGCAAATGGTTTTTACAGTAAAGTGGAACCTACGTATTTAAATGTAACGGAAAGCACTGAGTTCATGGATGGTGAAATCGTAACTATTACATGTTTTTCTGGGTTTAACTTAAAAGGCCCTTCGAGAATGGAATGCAGAAAGGGCGACTGGGATGTTGGAACTATTTCCGAGTGCACTCCTG CTCCATGTGAGTTACCGGCTATAACTCATGGCCAATACTTACTTGGATATAGAGCAGGCCTTACCATAGCTAATGGATCATTCGTTACCTTCCAATGCGATCCAGAGTTCATAAAAACTACATCAGTTTCCATCGAATGTGTATTAGGCCGATTAGTTCCTAAAGTACCTTCTTGTAAAAGag ATGGTGGATTATTCATTACCGGTGcggatattttgaaaaaaagcgAATTAGGCACCATTGATCTTTTGTCCGGGCTTCGAGGATCTTGCGGACCCCCAGAATCGGTCCACGGATCAATGGTGTTTCGAAACGGAGAACTGTTAAAAGACGCGGAAAAGAG TTTTCCCGACGGGACAGAAGTGACGTTTAATTGTATCGGAAACATTATAGACGAAAAGGTCACGTGGCGTATACGATGCGAGGACGGCAACTGGATTGGCCGGTCGTTGAATTGCA CGAAACCCGTCGAAACCATGAACTCCACTTTGGACAACACCACTTGCATGTTTCGGAACAGCGAGCCCAACGTGGTGACGTTTATAAGTGACACGATGATCACGAACGAGCTGACCGAGTTTAACGCAGGAACGGCTTTG GTGTCCCGATGCTCAGACATTGGAAAATACGCAATGGAAGGATCCAACAGGCGGGTGTGTTCGAATGGTGAATGGTCCGGACAACGTCCGGTTTGTTTTGGGCTCAACCAGGAAAACGATTATGCAc TGGAAAAACCGCCAACAATACTGTTTCGCCATCAACTAGGACCAATTGCGCAGAGTAACGAAGGACGATTGGTCGTCTACCCGGGAACGATTTTGCACATGGAGTGTTTGTGGATTAAACGGTTCGGCACTCCGAAATGGAATGTCAGTCATTCGTTCCG AAAGTATCCCGAGGGATGGACAACCGACCCTGGCCGAGACCCGGACCTGGAGTATCGGTTGAGTATCTATCACGCGAGCAGAGACGACTCCGGGCTGTTTTCTTGCATCACCCCCACAAGGCACACTCATTCGGTCGAAATAATCGTAAAAG CCGTGCACTGTCCGTCTATACCGTCGAAACGAAGTTTGATCATTGGTTCGCAAAACACAAAACTAAACACTCGCGTTAAGTTTTCTTGCGCCAGAGGCAACAATCTGATCGGGGCCTCCGAAATCGTCTGTTTGCCTTCGGGTAACTGGAGCGATCCGATCCCCGCATGTGAGA TCATCGAGTGCGAAAAGATCGATAACCTAACCGACCCGAACCTACGGATAGCCGTGCTCAGCCGCCAAGTGGGTGGTGAAATAATGTTTAGCTGCATGCAAGGGTTCGGACTCGACGGGCCCACACACTCGACGTGCCTGTCAACCGGCGAATGGGAACAGCCGTTCCCCACGTGcgcag CGGTCACTTGTCCCTGGCCAGGGGACCCGCCGCACGGTTACGCGGCCGTCTCGCAAAACTCGTACAGGCCCGGCGAACACGTGTCCATCAGCTGCGAACCGTACTACGTGTTGGACGGTCAGCCCAAGCTGGTTTGTGGGGACAACGGAGAGTGGTCAGCGCCAATGCCAATCT GTGTTCAAGCCTGCCCGTACCCGGGCACTGTGATCCGGGGCCGCATGTCCACCGTCAAGTTTTACTACGCGATCGGCGACGTGATCACTTTCAGCTGCGACGAGAACTTGAAGATCAAAGGCGCCCCCGTGCTGCGGTGCCTCAAACACGGAAAATGGTCCAATTCCATACCGACGTGCGTGTCCAGGAACGAGACTCAGCGGACACAGTAG
- the LOC132941043 gene encoding sushi, von Willebrand factor type A, EGF and pentraxin domain-containing protein 1 isoform X2: MTLVFAILVAFVSAVGCHTYLPSNEMAKRSYQSYTPYNGTTVQYYLDDVDDIDDEDSDEDDGKADDDDRAYKNPRKLPSSECPRNEEQAAFMGQTCLRKCSSDEDCKSKKKHCLCDGLCGMSCVKPERECDELPNPEHGVVQMTGRLFSDKATYSCEIGYQLIGRDHRTCHATGSWSGVEPFCKQSVFCKSPRVIENAGNNAFADQQTFDVGSEVEYRCKDGFTMRGFARAKCLAMDISASWFGPDITCEPRTCGTPGVIANGWHQGDCSDFGCRVFYKCSDGYELTGKSERLCHSDGYWVPKDLPSCVLVSAVDCGPPESPYNGNAVFTSTSYNSVVSYECKYGYILSGEPTRRCGADGKWSGTTPICQEIDCGSPGELHNGWLENTESGTGLGATIIYRCQDGMLLVGNSSTVCLADGQWRYPPPLCLAPCVVPVIQQGHVNITRSNDSTPYVPKTVGGPILAKHGDKLSVKCNAKYEPAGGNNDLATCNNGTWTYIPKCEPAHCKRLPLIPKNGIVLAPRMGHGAKAKFSCRDGYSLVGDRYTECRYGNWSGETPKCDEVYCTFPGYIDHGKVLLVGSMGVYDYRPYVRKIKNNKQISFECDREYVIESGPVGATCIGGKWSPGYLPKCVPSIHPKLRLSRSIKNSTDINTNELITEKPGFYQIGKLITSIKAWWKRSKRALSAQNQQVMKAKQTSNKDQTAKNPGVNRGSRGRESGDLSFKDYDTEDGNSTIDGEKAPHKGAKGKGKHGKRKVGPCEPLTNSSSVHIEVVRQGKHANVTHSHGTVLKVSCDHGYQPNVVNGTAKCWRTRWKPAKPDCKLKPCLIPYSANGFYSKVEPTYLNVTESTEFMDGEIVTITCFSGFNLKGPSRMECRKGDWDVGTISECTPAPCELPAITHGQYLLGYRAGLTIANGSFVTFQCDPEFIKTTSVSIECVLGRLVPKVPSCKRDGGLFITGADILKKSELGTIDLLSGLRGSCGPPESVHGSMVFRNGELLKDAEKSFPDGTEVTFNCIGNIIDEKVTWRIRCEDGNWIGRSLNCTKPVETMNSTLDNTTCMFRNSEPNVVTFISDTMITNELTEFNAGTALVSRCSDIGKYAMEGSNRRVCSNGEWSGQRPVCFGLNQENDYALEKPPTILFRHQLGPIAQSNEGRLVVYPGTILHMECLWIKRFGTPKWNVSHSFRKYPEGWTTDPGRDPDLEYRLSIYHASRDDSGLFSCITPTRHTHSVEIIVKAVHCPSIPSKRSLIIGSQNTKLNTRVKFSCARGNNLIGASEIVCLPSGNWSDPIPACEIIECEKIDNLTDPNLRIAVLSRQVGGEIMFSCMQGFGLDGPTHSTCLSTGEWEQPFPTCAAVTCPWPGDPPHGYAAVSQNSYRPGEHVSISCEPYYVLDGQPKLVCGDNGEWSAPMPICVQACPYPGTVIRGRMSTVKFYYAIGDVITFSCDENLKIKGAPVLRCLKHGKWSNSIPTCVSRNETQRTQ; the protein is encoded by the exons AGAGAGAATGTGACGAATTGCCGAATCCGGAACATGGCGTGGTGCAGATGACCGGAAGACTGTTTAGCGACAAAGCTACTTACAGCTGCGAAATCGGATATCAATTGATCGGCAGAGACCACAGAACTTGCCACGCCACCGGTTCGTGGTCTGGAGTGGAGCCTTTCTGCAAACAAAGTG tGTTCTGCAAATCACCTCGTGTAATCGAAAATGCAGGTAACAATGCTTTTGCGGATCAGCAAACATTCGACGTTGGATCTGAAGTCGAGTACCGATGTAAAGACGGATTTACGATGAGAGGTTTCGCCAGAGCCAAATGCTTGGCAATGGACATATCGGCTTCATGGTTTGGACCAGATATAACATGTGAAC CGAGGACTTGCGGCACTCCGGGTGTAATTGCCAACGGTTGGCACCAAGGCGACTGTTCGGACTTCGGTTGCCGCGTGTTCTACAAGTGTTCGGACGGTTACGAACTCACCGGGAAATCGGAACGTCTCTGCCATTCAGACGGATATTGGGTACCAAAAGATTTACCTTCGTGTGTGC TGGTTTCAGCGGTTGACTGCGGTCCTCCCGAAAGTCCGTACAACGGAAACGCGGTATTCACGTCTACGTCCTACAATTCGGTAGTATCATACGAATGTAAATACGGTTACATACTGTCCGGTGAGCCGACTAGGCGGTGCGGTGCAGACGGCAAGTGGTCAGGCACGACGCCAATATGTCAAG AGATAGATTGCGGATCTCCGGGAGAGCTTCATAACGGTTGGCTAGAGAACACTGAAAGCGGCACTGGTCTAGGCGCGACGATTATTTACCGATGTCAAGACGGAATGCTTCTTGTAGGGAACTCTTCGACAGTGTGCCTTGCCGATGGACAGTGGCGTTATCCACCACCGCTGTGCCTAG CTCCATGTGTCGTGCCGGTTATCCAACAAGGTCACGTGAACATCACTCGGTCAAACGATTCCACTCCTTATGTACCGAAAACTGTCGGTGGTCCCATTTTAGCGAAACACGGTGACAAATTGTCTGTAAAGTGCAACGCCAAGTACGAGCCAGCCGGCGGGAACAACGATCTCGCCACGTGTAATAATGGTACCTGGACCTACATACCGAAATGCGAACCAG cTCATTGCAAACGACTACCACTGATTCCAAAAAACGGCATAGTTCTGGCACCACGAATGGGTCACGGTGCCAAGGCAAAGTTCTCATGTCGAGATGGCTACTCACTAGTGGGGGACCGGTACACAGAATGCCGGTACGGAAATTGGTCCGGAGAAACTCCAAAATGCGACGAAG tTTATTGCACTTTCCCTGGATATATAGATCACGGTAAAGTGTTATTGGTGGGAAGTATGGGTGTTTACGACTATAGACCATATGTTCGTAAGATAAAAAACAACAAGCAAATCTCGTTCGAATGTGATCGAGAATACGTAATCGAATCAGGACCTGTAGGTGCAACCTGTATCGGAGGAAAATGGAGCCCCGGATATCTGccaaa GTGCGTACCATCAATACATCCAAAACTCAGACTCAGTAGATCTATTAAGAATAGCACTGATATCAATACGAATGAACTGATTACGGAAAAACCTGGTTTTTATCAGATTGGCAAATTAATAACCTCTATAAAAGCTTGGTGGAAAAGAAGTAAACGTGCGTTATCAGCACAAAATCAACAAGTAATGAAAGCCAAACAGACTTCTAATAAAGATCAAACGGCCAAAAATCCGGGAGTAAATAGAGGGTCCAGAGGTCGGGAATCTGGGGATTTATCATTCAAAGATTATGACACTGAAGATGGTAACTCTACGATCGACGGAGAAAAAGCACCGCACAAAGGCGCTAAAGGCAAAGGCAAACATGGAAAAAGAAaag TTGGTCCTTGTGAACCTCTAACAAATAGTTCTAGTGTACATATAGAAGTTGTGAGACAAGGAAAGCATGCTAATGTAACCCATTCACATGGAACCGTACTCAAAGTGTCATGTGATCATGGGTACCAACCTAACGTGGTTAATGGAACAGCCAAATGCTGGAGAACTCGATGGAAGCCAGCAAAACCTGACTGCAAACTTA AACCTTGCTTAATACCATACTCGGCAAATGGTTTTTACAGTAAAGTGGAACCTACGTATTTAAATGTAACGGAAAGCACTGAGTTCATGGATGGTGAAATCGTAACTATTACATGTTTTTCTGGGTTTAACTTAAAAGGCCCTTCGAGAATGGAATGCAGAAAGGGCGACTGGGATGTTGGAACTATTTCCGAGTGCACTCCTG CTCCATGTGAGTTACCGGCTATAACTCATGGCCAATACTTACTTGGATATAGAGCAGGCCTTACCATAGCTAATGGATCATTCGTTACCTTCCAATGCGATCCAGAGTTCATAAAAACTACATCAGTTTCCATCGAATGTGTATTAGGCCGATTAGTTCCTAAAGTACCTTCTTGTAAAAGag ATGGTGGATTATTCATTACCGGTGcggatattttgaaaaaaagcgAATTAGGCACCATTGATCTTTTGTCCGGGCTTCGAGGATCTTGCGGACCCCCAGAATCGGTCCACGGATCAATGGTGTTTCGAAACGGAGAACTGTTAAAAGACGCGGAAAAGAG TTTTCCCGACGGGACAGAAGTGACGTTTAATTGTATCGGAAACATTATAGACGAAAAGGTCACGTGGCGTATACGATGCGAGGACGGCAACTGGATTGGCCGGTCGTTGAATTGCA CGAAACCCGTCGAAACCATGAACTCCACTTTGGACAACACCACTTGCATGTTTCGGAACAGCGAGCCCAACGTGGTGACGTTTATAAGTGACACGATGATCACGAACGAGCTGACCGAGTTTAACGCAGGAACGGCTTTG GTGTCCCGATGCTCAGACATTGGAAAATACGCAATGGAAGGATCCAACAGGCGGGTGTGTTCGAATGGTGAATGGTCCGGACAACGTCCGGTTTGTTTTGGGCTCAACCAGGAAAACGATTATGCAc TGGAAAAACCGCCAACAATACTGTTTCGCCATCAACTAGGACCAATTGCGCAGAGTAACGAAGGACGATTGGTCGTCTACCCGGGAACGATTTTGCACATGGAGTGTTTGTGGATTAAACGGTTCGGCACTCCGAAATGGAATGTCAGTCATTCGTTCCG AAAGTATCCCGAGGGATGGACAACCGACCCTGGCCGAGACCCGGACCTGGAGTATCGGTTGAGTATCTATCACGCGAGCAGAGACGACTCCGGGCTGTTTTCTTGCATCACCCCCACAAGGCACACTCATTCGGTCGAAATAATCGTAAAAG CCGTGCACTGTCCGTCTATACCGTCGAAACGAAGTTTGATCATTGGTTCGCAAAACACAAAACTAAACACTCGCGTTAAGTTTTCTTGCGCCAGAGGCAACAATCTGATCGGGGCCTCCGAAATCGTCTGTTTGCCTTCGGGTAACTGGAGCGATCCGATCCCCGCATGTGAGA TCATCGAGTGCGAAAAGATCGATAACCTAACCGACCCGAACCTACGGATAGCCGTGCTCAGCCGCCAAGTGGGTGGTGAAATAATGTTTAGCTGCATGCAAGGGTTCGGACTCGACGGGCCCACACACTCGACGTGCCTGTCAACCGGCGAATGGGAACAGCCGTTCCCCACGTGcgcag CGGTCACTTGTCCCTGGCCAGGGGACCCGCCGCACGGTTACGCGGCCGTCTCGCAAAACTCGTACAGGCCCGGCGAACACGTGTCCATCAGCTGCGAACCGTACTACGTGTTGGACGGTCAGCCCAAGCTGGTTTGTGGGGACAACGGAGAGTGGTCAGCGCCAATGCCAATCT GTGTTCAAGCCTGCCCGTACCCGGGCACTGTGATCCGGGGCCGCATGTCCACCGTCAAGTTTTACTACGCGATCGGCGACGTGATCACTTTCAGCTGCGACGAGAACTTGAAGATCAAAGGCGCCCCCGTGCTGCGGTGCCTCAAACACGGAAAATGGTCCAATTCCATACCGACGTGCGTGTCCAGGAACGAGACTCAGCGGACACAGTAG